In Bradyrhizobium sp. CCBAU 051011, the following are encoded in one genomic region:
- a CDS encoding WecB/TagA/CpsF family glycosyltransferase, translating to MIPGEHPPHPFPWNWHVIQGAVLITYIKSISLSKIFVVDRLRFVNYMMVRPRCAGQRFEVRGAFMLNTLRTLPASSDFADRPADPQSACASPDDLSRNIFGLLGIPVDALHFPSLLRAMELATNAGSPFLISTPNVNFLVKSQINGTFRESMLLSDLCLADGMPLIWIAKLLRIPIQERVAGSDLFGRLKSANEAGRRLRVFLLGGAEGLAAAVGARLNAERGGLECVGVLNPGFGTIEEMSSPKIIDEINASDADLIAVFFGAEKAQAWLLHNHWRLRPPVRAQFGATINFEAGTVRRAPPMLRSTGFEWLWRIKEEPHLWRRYWSDGKALLAMLVTCVLPLMLTERRTRNLNRLSIARSEDHGSVTLALSGAAVAIHIDGAIEQLRDALDCGKRLIVDVSNTQYIDARFFGLFLMVRKQLASRGQALLFTGASAGLRRIFRLNRFEFLLSQEV from the coding sequence GTGATTCCTGGGGAGCACCCGCCCCATCCATTTCCTTGGAATTGGCATGTCATTCAGGGCGCGGTATTAATCACGTACATTAAATCGATTTCACTAAGCAAGATTTTCGTAGTAGATCGCTTGCGATTCGTTAATTATATGATGGTCCGCCCGCGGTGCGCCGGGCAAAGATTTGAAGTTCGTGGAGCTTTTATGTTAAATACGTTGCGCACCCTGCCGGCCTCGTCCGACTTTGCCGATCGGCCTGCGGATCCGCAATCGGCGTGCGCCTCTCCGGACGACCTTTCCCGCAATATATTTGGCCTCCTCGGCATTCCCGTGGACGCGCTCCATTTTCCTTCGCTGCTGCGCGCGATGGAGCTCGCAACGAATGCCGGCTCGCCATTTCTGATTTCGACGCCCAACGTCAATTTCCTCGTCAAGAGCCAGATCAACGGCACCTTCCGCGAGTCCATGCTGCTGAGCGATCTGTGTCTTGCGGACGGCATGCCGCTGATCTGGATCGCCAAACTGCTGCGCATTCCGATCCAAGAGCGAGTTGCCGGCAGCGACCTGTTCGGCCGGCTCAAATCGGCCAATGAGGCAGGCCGGCGCCTGCGGGTCTTCCTGCTGGGCGGAGCCGAGGGGCTGGCGGCTGCGGTCGGCGCCCGGCTGAACGCCGAGCGGGGCGGGCTGGAATGCGTCGGCGTGCTCAACCCCGGTTTCGGCACGATCGAAGAGATGAGCTCGCCGAAAATAATCGATGAAATAAATGCCAGTGACGCGGATTTAATTGCGGTATTCTTCGGCGCGGAGAAGGCCCAGGCCTGGCTGCTGCATAACCACTGGCGGCTGCGCCCGCCCGTTCGCGCCCAATTCGGTGCCACCATCAATTTCGAAGCCGGAACCGTTCGGCGGGCGCCGCCGATGCTTCGCAGCACCGGGTTCGAGTGGCTGTGGCGCATCAAGGAGGAACCGCATCTCTGGCGGCGTTACTGGAGCGACGGGAAGGCCCTGCTGGCAATGCTGGTCACGTGCGTCCTGCCCCTGATGCTGACTGAGCGGCGGACGCGAAACTTGAACAGGCTGTCGATCGCAAGGAGCGAAGATCACGGTTCCGTGACCCTTGCTCTGTCGGGGGCGGCGGTAGCCATACACATTGACGGCGCGATCGAACAGCTCCGCGACGCGCTCGACTGCGGCAAACGGTTGATCGTCGACGTTTCGAATACGCAATACATTGACGCAAGATTCTTCGGGTTGTTCCTGATGGTCCGAAAGCAACTGGCCAGCCGGGGACAGGCATTGCTGTTTACGGGCGCGTCCGCCGGCCTGCGACGAATATTCCGCCTGAACAGATTCGAATTCCTGCTGTCACAGGAAGTGTGA
- a CDS encoding glycosyltransferase has product MYVDSGSTDGSVAAARGLGAGCGRTRSRHSLHRGARNAGFARLVATAPDLAYVQFVDGDCELAPRWPEAAIGFLDAHAYAAAACGRLRERHPDRSVYNWLCDKEWDRPPARSAPLPAT; this is encoded by the coding sequence GTGTACGTCGATTCCGGCTCGACCGACGGATCGGTGGCGGCGGCGCGCGGGCTCGGCGCGGGATGTGGTCGAACTCGATCTCGGCATTCTCTTCACCGCGGCGCGCGCAACGCCGGCTTTGCCCGCCTTGTGGCGACCGCGCCCGACTTGGCGTACGTCCAGTTCGTGGACGGCGACTGCGAGCTGGCGCCGCGATGGCCCGAGGCCGCGATCGGCTTTCTCGACGCCCACGCTTATGCCGCCGCCGCCTGCGGCCGGCTGCGCGAGCGGCATCCCGATCGATCGGTCTACAACTGGCTGTGCGACAAAGAGTGGGACCGCCCACCGGCGAGGTCCGCGCCTTTGCCGGCAACGTGA
- a CDS encoding serine O-acetyltransferase, translated as MFENIRADFNAHGRDAGAQGFWAMVVYRFGRWRYGVRPALLRKLCSFVYKVLYKIIQIVTGIELPCEASVGRNFVIDHFGGIIVSGYARFGDNCRIRNGVVVGLRRVEEPVAPVIGNNVDIGAGAKVLGPIRVGDNSIIGANAVVIEDVPENSIAIGVPAIVKPRRQQSEAGPTRDAG; from the coding sequence ATGTTTGAAAATATTCGAGCTGATTTCAACGCCCATGGCCGTGACGCGGGCGCCCAGGGCTTTTGGGCCATGGTGGTCTATCGATTCGGCCGATGGCGATACGGCGTGCGCCCGGCATTGCTGCGCAAGCTGTGTTCGTTCGTCTACAAGGTGCTCTACAAGATCATTCAAATCGTTACCGGCATAGAGCTGCCCTGCGAAGCGAGTGTGGGCCGCAACTTCGTCATCGATCATTTTGGCGGCATCATCGTCAGTGGCTATGCCCGCTTCGGAGACAATTGCCGCATCCGCAACGGCGTGGTTGTCGGGCTGCGACGTGTCGAGGAGCCGGTTGCGCCTGTCATCGGAAACAATGTCGACATTGGCGCGGGAGCCAAAGTGCTGGGGCCGATCAGGGTTGGCGACAACTCGATTATCGGAGCCAACGCCGTCGTGATCGAGGATGTTCCGGAGAACAGCATTGCCATCGGCGTACCCGCCATCGTCAAGCCGCGCCGTCAGCAATCCGAAGCAGGTCCCACCCGTGATGCCGGCTGA
- a CDS encoding glycosyltransferase family 2 protein, which yields MIRAAALQAVGFYREDVITAEEDELCVRLRQANWRIWRLGDEMALHQHKAIPASRTHDR from the coding sequence ATGATCCGCGCCGCGGCGCTGCAGGCGGTGGGCTTCTATCGGGAGGACGTGATTACCGCCGAGGAGGACGAGCTGTGTGTCCGGCTGCGCCAGGCGAACTGGCGGATCTGGCGGCTTGGCGACGAGATGGCGCTGCACCAACACAAAGCGATTCCAGCGAGCCGAACGCATGACCGATGA
- a CDS encoding tetratricopeptide repeat protein, with product MIAEGTEDYPAAFRPCDTHSGPEMKQPVGQTFQVRRGLALLLVMFVAGCGSPEERAQSYYESGMALIEKKDDLEARKELLKAVKYKSDKVEVWRALAGIDERTKASSLFLDLRRIVELDPNDLNARLRLARIMVGGGAADAALRVVDAANEGDKPNAELHALRAIILLRTNDNPGAIREAQRAFEIDPANVDAISLLASKKVADGDLDGALKLLDSVPAGKDETRVTLQKIDTYARKKDLAKAEELLRKLIAQNPQEATYQAQLLQFLIAQRKFVEAEKEFRARAEANPTDSKLGLDLVRFLIATKGADAGRAELEARIKVGGDDFDYQIALADLNVAQNRTDAAVQALQKLADTAAASDKKLAARVKLAEIHVAKGNKTVAEPLIADILSKDRRNAGALRLRAAMSIDKGQFDSAISDLREALNDQPKSVELLSLMAVAYERSGKAELADRQYADALKSSNSNPDVVLRYVAFLQRKGDAARAEEILTEAASRNSGNLQIWSALGQVRLSRQNWAGALAIADAIGRVDEGRVVAEQIRAAALAGQNKIEESIAALEAAHKAAPDAPQPALALASAYVKQSKPDKAAALLQALSSKFPTNAQLLVFLGQAKLAEKKNDEALQSFKKAVEQQPKEPAGYTALTEFYVQSKDYDAADKALKAGLAELPGNAALRLSLAGLQILRGDNDAAISQYETLLQDQPNSAVAINNLASLLLDNRSDKPSLERAFELSEKLKNANAPQFQDTWGWAQYKRGDFKGAIATLEAAAVAMPNLAAIHYHLGMSYAAAGQNEKAAEKFKTAFSLEPDGTPLKDSIRAAMK from the coding sequence GTGATAGCGGAGGGAACAGAAGATTATCCGGCCGCCTTTCGGCCGTGTGACACTCATTCAGGGCCAGAGATGAAGCAGCCAGTTGGTCAGACTTTTCAAGTTCGCCGCGGACTTGCGCTCCTGCTCGTGATGTTTGTGGCGGGTTGCGGATCGCCCGAAGAACGCGCGCAGAGCTATTACGAAAGCGGAATGGCTCTTATCGAAAAGAAGGACGACCTCGAGGCGCGGAAGGAACTCCTGAAAGCCGTCAAATACAAGAGCGACAAGGTCGAAGTCTGGCGGGCGCTCGCAGGCATCGACGAACGCACAAAGGCGTCCTCGCTGTTCCTGGATCTGCGCCGTATCGTCGAACTGGACCCGAACGATCTGAATGCGAGATTGAGGCTTGCGCGGATTATGGTGGGCGGTGGGGCCGCCGATGCCGCGCTTCGGGTCGTCGATGCCGCGAACGAGGGCGATAAGCCGAATGCGGAACTCCATGCTTTGCGGGCGATCATTCTCCTGCGCACCAACGACAATCCCGGTGCGATCCGTGAAGCCCAGCGCGCCTTTGAGATCGACCCTGCAAACGTCGATGCGATCTCTTTGCTTGCGTCGAAAAAGGTCGCAGATGGCGATCTGGATGGTGCACTGAAGCTTCTGGATTCGGTTCCCGCCGGCAAGGACGAAACGCGCGTTACGCTGCAGAAGATCGATACGTATGCACGCAAGAAGGATTTGGCGAAGGCCGAAGAGCTGCTGCGCAAACTGATCGCGCAGAATCCTCAAGAGGCGACTTACCAGGCCCAGCTTCTGCAATTTCTCATTGCGCAGCGAAAATTTGTCGAGGCGGAAAAGGAGTTCCGCGCGAGGGCCGAGGCCAATCCGACCGACAGCAAGCTCGGGCTGGACCTTGTTCGCTTCTTGATCGCTACGAAAGGCGCGGATGCCGGCAGAGCCGAGTTGGAAGCGCGGATCAAGGTAGGGGGCGATGACTTTGATTACCAGATCGCATTGGCCGACCTGAATGTTGCGCAAAATCGGACGGACGCCGCCGTGCAGGCTTTGCAGAAGCTGGCTGACACGGCAGCGGCCTCCGACAAGAAGCTCGCTGCCCGGGTCAAACTTGCGGAGATCCATGTCGCCAAGGGTAACAAGACGGTAGCGGAGCCCTTGATCGCGGACATTCTCTCGAAGGATCGCCGGAACGCCGGTGCGTTGCGGTTGCGGGCGGCCATGAGCATAGATAAAGGCCAGTTCGATAGTGCCATTTCCGATTTGCGCGAGGCACTTAACGATCAGCCGAAGTCGGTTGAGCTGCTGTCGTTGATGGCAGTGGCGTACGAACGCAGCGGGAAGGCCGAGTTGGCCGATCGTCAGTATGCCGACGCGCTCAAGTCATCCAACTCAAATCCCGATGTCGTGCTCCGATACGTTGCGTTCTTGCAGCGCAAGGGCGATGCGGCTCGCGCCGAAGAGATTCTGACGGAAGCTGCCAGTCGCAATTCGGGCAATCTCCAGATTTGGTCGGCGCTCGGGCAGGTCAGATTGAGCCGGCAGAATTGGGCGGGAGCCTTGGCGATCGCGGATGCCATCGGACGCGTCGATGAAGGCCGCGTGGTGGCCGAGCAGATCCGCGCGGCGGCGCTCGCGGGCCAGAACAAGATCGAGGAAAGCATCGCCGCGCTGGAGGCTGCGCACAAGGCCGCGCCGGACGCGCCTCAGCCGGCGCTTGCACTTGCCTCGGCTTATGTGAAACAGAGTAAGCCGGACAAGGCTGCGGCGCTCCTGCAGGCGTTGAGCAGCAAGTTCCCGACCAATGCCCAGCTTCTGGTGTTTCTGGGGCAGGCCAAACTGGCGGAAAAGAAAAACGATGAGGCGCTGCAAAGCTTCAAGAAGGCAGTCGAGCAGCAGCCGAAAGAGCCGGCAGGATACACCGCGTTGACCGAGTTCTACGTTCAAAGCAAGGACTATGATGCAGCGGACAAGGCGCTCAAGGCCGGGCTCGCCGAGTTGCCTGGCAATGCAGCTTTGCGCCTGTCCCTGGCAGGCTTGCAGATCCTGCGGGGAGACAACGACGCCGCAATATCCCAGTACGAAACGCTTCTGCAAGATCAGCCTAATTCAGCGGTGGCGATCAATAACCTCGCCAGCCTGCTGCTGGACAATCGGAGCGACAAGCCAAGTCTCGAACGCGCGTTTGAGCTGTCGGAAAAGCTGAAAAACGCCAACGCGCCGCAGTTCCAAGATACGTGGGGATGGGCCCAGTACAAGCGTGGCGATTTCAAGGGGGCGATCGCCACGCTTGAGGCGGCTGCGGTGGCAATGCCGAATCTTGCGGCGATCCATTATCACCTAGGGATGAGCTACGCGGCCGCAGGACAAAATGAAAAGGCGGCCGAGAAGTTCAAGACTGCGTTTTCCCTGGAGCCGGACGGGACACCGCTCAAGGACAGCATCCGCGCAGCGATGAAGTGA
- a CDS encoding serine acetyltransferase, translating to MDQATKEISADVPDWTREHPRQFWDPGRKLLRTIRRYQCWRAHGGLFGRLCCKFIALRHRFWSVVTGAEIPLTCQIGGGLLLPHPNGIVIHPDAKIGVNCLIFHQVTLGSRGRGGVPEIAGHVDIGAGAKILGPVKIGAHARIGANAVVIADVEAHGVATGYPGGN from the coding sequence GTGGATCAGGCGACCAAAGAGATCAGCGCCGATGTTCCCGACTGGACGCGGGAGCACCCCCGGCAGTTTTGGGACCCCGGCCGCAAGCTGCTGCGGACGATCCGGCGCTACCAGTGCTGGCGGGCACACGGCGGGCTTTTCGGCAGGCTGTGCTGCAAGTTCATCGCGCTACGCCACCGCTTCTGGAGTGTGGTGACGGGGGCCGAGATACCACTCACCTGCCAGATCGGCGGCGGGCTGCTGCTCCCCCACCCGAACGGCATTGTCATTCATCCGGACGCCAAAATCGGAGTGAATTGCCTAATTTTCCACCAGGTCACACTTGGCAGCCGCGGCCGCGGCGGGGTTCCCGAAATTGCCGGCCATGTCGACATCGGAGCCGGCGCCAAGATCCTCGGGCCGGTCAAGATCGGGGCGCATGCGCGGATCGGGGCGAACGCGGTGGTGATTGCCGACGTCGAGGCACACGGGGTGGCGACGGGTTATCCAGGAGGAAATTGA